A portion of the Blastochloris tepida genome contains these proteins:
- the ilvN gene encoding acetolactate synthase small subunit: MNQTHYPAQTRSEPVSRHTLAVVVDNEPGVLARIAGLFSGRGYNIESLTVSETEHEAHISRITIVTAGTAQIIDQIKNQLERLVPVHRVVDLTLTNEALEREMALVKVVGKGEQRVEALRLAAAFGARTLDASLVSFVFELTGTTEEIERFIRLMTAVGLVEVSRTGVAAISRGADSM; this comes from the coding sequence ATGAATCAGACCCATTACCCGGCCCAGACGCGCAGCGAACCGGTCAGCCGCCACACCCTGGCGGTGGTGGTCGACAACGAGCCGGGCGTGCTGGCCCGTATCGCCGGCCTGTTCTCCGGCCGCGGCTACAATATCGAAAGCCTGACGGTGTCCGAGACCGAGCATGAGGCGCACATCTCGCGCATCACCATCGTCACCGCCGGCACCGCCCAGATCATCGACCAGATCAAGAACCAGCTCGAACGGCTGGTGCCGGTGCATCGCGTCGTCGACCTGACGCTGACCAACGAGGCGCTCGAACGCGAGATGGCGCTGGTCAAGGTGGTCGGCAAGGGCGAGCAGCGCGTCGAGGCGCTGCGGCTCGCCGCGGCCTTCGGGGCGCGCACGCTCGATGCTTCGCTGGTGTCCTTCGTGTTCGAGCTCACCGGCACGACCGAGGAGATCGAACGCTTCATCCGCCTGATGACCGCGGTCGGCCTCGTCGAGGTGTCACGCACCGGCGTCGCGGCGATCTCGCGCGGCGCGGACAGCATGTGA
- the ilvC gene encoding ketol-acid reductoisomerase — MRVYYDRDADLNLIKGKKVVIIGYGSQGRAHALNLRDSGVKEIAVALRPGSSTAKKVEADGLKVMSVPDAAAWADLMMMATPDELQADIYRNEIAPHIRDGAALAFAHGLNVHFGLIEPKKTVDVIMIAPKGPGHTVRGEYEKGGGVPCLIAVAHDASGNAHDLALSYASGVGGGRSGIIETSFREECETDLFGEQVVLCGGLVELIRNGFETLVEAGYAPEMAYFECLHEVKLIVDLIYEGGIANMNYSISNTAEWGEYVTGPRIITAETKAEMKKVLSDIQTGKFTSEWMQEYKAGAARFKAIRRNNDSHQIEAVGEKLRGMMPWIKQKALVDKSKN; from the coding sequence ATGCGCGTATACTACGATCGCGATGCTGACCTGAACCTGATCAAGGGCAAGAAGGTCGTCATCATCGGCTATGGCAGCCAAGGCCGCGCGCATGCGCTCAATCTGCGCGATTCCGGCGTGAAGGAGATCGCGGTGGCGCTGCGGCCGGGCTCCTCCACAGCCAAGAAGGTCGAGGCCGACGGCCTCAAGGTGATGTCGGTGCCCGACGCCGCCGCCTGGGCCGACCTGATGATGATGGCCACCCCGGACGAGCTGCAGGCCGACATCTATCGAAACGAGATCGCCCCCCACATCCGCGACGGCGCGGCGCTGGCCTTCGCCCACGGCCTCAACGTCCATTTCGGCCTGATCGAGCCGAAGAAGACCGTCGACGTCATCATGATCGCCCCCAAGGGCCCCGGCCACACCGTGCGCGGCGAATACGAGAAGGGCGGCGGCGTACCGTGCCTGATCGCGGTGGCGCACGACGCCTCGGGCAACGCCCACGACCTCGCGCTGTCCTACGCCTCGGGCGTCGGCGGCGGTCGCTCGGGCATCATCGAGACCTCGTTCCGTGAGGAATGCGAGACCGATCTGTTCGGCGAGCAGGTGGTGCTTTGCGGCGGTCTGGTCGAGCTGATCCGCAACGGCTTCGAGACCCTGGTCGAGGCCGGCTACGCGCCGGAGATGGCCTATTTCGAGTGCCTGCACGAGGTGAAGCTGATCGTCGACCTCATCTATGAGGGCGGCATCGCCAACATGAACTACTCGATCTCCAACACCGCCGAGTGGGGCGAATACGTCACCGGCCCGCGCATCATCACGGCCGAGACCAAGGCCGAGATGAAGAAGGTGCTGAGCGACATCCAGACCGGCAAGTTCACCTCGGAATGGATGCAGGAATACAAGGCGGGTGCAGCGCGCTTCAAGGCCATCCGCCGCAACAACGACTCCCACCAGATCGAGGCGGTCGGCGAGAAGCTTCGCGGCATGATGCCGTGGATCAAGCAGAAGGCGCTGGTGGACAAGAGCAAGAATTGA
- a CDS encoding BrnT family toxin, translating to MGETDDLEWDDTKDAANRENRGLPFPLAAALFDGRPRVDAVSLKSPPDEPRFETMAVFEGRVLFCVWTWNGERRRIISLRMAHRSERRAYEKAIGGGGAARQDN from the coding sequence ATGGGCGAGACCGACGACCTGGAATGGGACGATACCAAGGACGCGGCAAACCGTGAAAATCGCGGTTTGCCGTTTCCGCTCGCCGCAGCGCTGTTTGATGGCCGGCCGCGGGTCGATGCCGTTTCCCTGAAGTCGCCCCCTGACGAGCCCCGTTTCGAAACGATGGCGGTGTTCGAAGGCCGCGTGCTATTCTGCGTGTGGACATGGAACGGCGAGCGACGCCGGATCATTTCCCTTCGGATGGCCCATCGGAGCGAACGCCGTGCCTACGAAAAAGCAATTGGAGGAGGCGGAGCGGCTCGCCAAGACAATTGA
- a CDS encoding carbamoyltransferase C-terminal domain-containing protein, whose translation MIILGIHTNHDASAALFDDYRMVSAVALERLTRIKSDGYRYPAEAVEECLAIAGLRREDVDVIALPRSEFAPKYFKRRAWWAKNKADGEGRIDLFRQMALHLGAAPDTIFDVALWLDDHGFAPSTRVHFYNHHDAHALGALFHTDWPDALLYTADGYGDRVNASARILKDGKLTALWGDDRDGLKLLGYEGARSSIGQLYLEVTAALGFKPLRHEGKVLGLAAWGKPVFAPELRANYTVDALGRTHGKMRLKDLRRRVQEMVKSAPREDVAASVQTVLEEVVLEAVGNILKAHPAKALGLAGGVFANVKLNQRLAERFPFKELFIYPAMSDAGIAAGGVLEFLLQRDGLPAWLGHRYRFDTLYFGRNFDAEAEDAFFAAGALAEHVGDPAAEAARRIAEGAIVGTFLGAMEYGPRALGARSIMARATDRSINDTLNKRLDRTEFMPFAPVVRVERYGEVFDLPASLVYPANFMTTTCDVKPGWRDKVPAITHVDGTARPQLISRSQNQVYWDILDEYEKITGLPVLINTSFNVHEEPIINAPSECVRALKDRRVDFVVTRNAIWSHPG comes from the coding sequence ATGATCATTCTCGGCATCCACACCAATCACGACGCCTCGGCCGCGCTGTTCGACGACTACCGCATGGTGTCGGCGGTGGCGCTGGAGCGGCTGACCCGCATCAAGAGCGACGGCTACCGCTACCCGGCCGAGGCGGTCGAGGAATGCCTCGCCATTGCCGGCCTGCGGCGCGAGGATGTCGACGTCATCGCCTTGCCGCGCTCGGAGTTCGCGCCGAAATATTTCAAGCGCCGCGCATGGTGGGCCAAGAACAAAGCCGACGGCGAGGGCCGCATCGACCTGTTCCGCCAGATGGCGCTGCATCTCGGCGCCGCGCCGGATACCATTTTTGACGTCGCGCTGTGGCTCGACGACCACGGCTTCGCCCCCTCCACCCGCGTCCATTTCTACAATCATCACGATGCCCACGCGCTGGGCGCGCTGTTCCATACCGACTGGCCGGACGCGCTCCTCTATACCGCCGATGGCTATGGCGACCGCGTCAACGCCTCCGCCCGCATCCTCAAGGACGGCAAGCTCACCGCGCTGTGGGGCGACGACCGCGACGGCCTGAAGCTGCTCGGCTATGAGGGCGCGCGCTCCTCGATCGGCCAGCTCTATCTGGAGGTGACGGCCGCGCTGGGCTTCAAGCCGCTGCGCCACGAGGGCAAGGTGCTGGGGCTCGCCGCCTGGGGCAAGCCGGTGTTCGCGCCGGAGCTGCGCGCCAACTACACCGTCGACGCGCTGGGGCGCACCCACGGCAAGATGCGCCTGAAGGATCTGCGCCGCCGCGTCCAGGAGATGGTGAAGAGCGCGCCGCGCGAGGACGTCGCCGCCTCGGTGCAGACGGTGCTGGAAGAGGTGGTGCTGGAGGCAGTCGGCAACATCCTGAAAGCCCACCCGGCCAAGGCGCTGGGTCTGGCGGGCGGCGTGTTCGCCAACGTCAAGCTCAACCAGCGCCTCGCCGAGCGCTTTCCCTTTAAGGAGCTGTTCATCTATCCGGCGATGTCGGACGCCGGCATCGCCGCCGGCGGCGTGCTGGAGTTCCTGCTCCAGCGCGACGGCCTGCCGGCCTGGCTCGGCCACCGCTATCGCTTCGACACCCTCTATTTCGGCCGCAACTTCGATGCGGAGGCCGAGGACGCCTTTTTCGCCGCCGGCGCCTTGGCCGAGCATGTCGGGGATCCGGCCGCCGAGGCGGCCCGGCGCATCGCCGAGGGCGCCATCGTCGGCACCTTCCTGGGTGCGATGGAGTACGGACCGCGGGCGCTGGGTGCCCGGTCGATCATGGCGCGGGCCACCGACCGCTCGATCAACGACACGCTGAACAAGCGGCTCGACCGCACCGAGTTCATGCCGTTCGCGCCGGTGGTGCGGGTCGAGCGCTATGGAGAGGTGTTCGATCTGCCGGCAAGCCTCGTCTACCCGGCCAATTTCATGACCACCACCTGCGACGTGAAGCCCGGCTGGCGCGACAAGGTGCCGGCCATCACCCATGTCGACGGCACCGCCCGGCCGCAGCTGATCAGCCGCAGCCAGAACCAGGTCTATTGGGACATCCTCGACGAATACGAGAAGATCACCGGCCTGCCGGTGCTGATCAACACCTCGTTCAACGTCCACGAGGAGCCGATCATCAACGCGCCCTCTGAATGCGTGCGCGCGCTGAAGGACCGGCGCGTCGATTTCGTCGTCACCAGGAACGCGATCTGGAGCCATCCGGGCTGA
- the thiC gene encoding phosphomethylpyrimidine synthase ThiC, which yields MTIHTKPEPEKPAFAVTTGPLAGSRKVHDSGRRFPDLRVPGRAIEVEGEPVVRVYDPSGPYTDATATIDISAGLPRHRGPWVRARGDVEEVDATVIPPLGQGGAVPPFPIKHRPLRGKPGRTPTQLAYARAGIITPEMEYVAIRENLGRTEAAKARDGEDFGAAIPDLVTPEFVRDEVARGRAIIPANINHAELEPAIIGRNFLTKINANIGNSAVLSSVADEVDKLVWAIRWGADTVMDLSTGRDIHNIREWIVRNSPVPIGTVPLYQALEKVGGVAEDLTWEIYRDTLIEQCEQGVDYFTVHAGVRLAYIPLTANRVTGIVSRGGSIMAKWCLAHHTESFLYTRFRDICEILAAYDVAFSLGDGLRPGSIADANDRAQFAELETLGELTKIAWEHGVQVMIEGPGHVPMHKIKVNVEKQLQLCGEAPFYTLGPLVTDIAPGYDHITSAIGAAMIGWFGTAMLCYVTPKEHLGLPDRNDVKTGVITYKIAAHAADLAKGHPGAQAQDDAISRARFEFRWHDQFNLALDTDTARSFHDETLPKEAHKTAHFCSMCGPKFCSMKISQEIRASAAAQPSDAVAAGMAEMSEKFKALGSQVYVEIDEVAAAGKRP from the coding sequence ATGACCATTCACACCAAGCCCGAACCCGAGAAGCCCGCCTTCGCCGTCACCACCGGCCCGCTTGCCGGCTCGCGCAAGGTCCACGATTCCGGCCGGCGCTTCCCGGACCTTCGGGTGCCGGGCCGGGCCATCGAGGTCGAGGGCGAGCCGGTGGTGCGGGTCTACGATCCCTCGGGCCCCTACACGGATGCCACTGCGACCATCGACATTTCGGCCGGCCTGCCGCGCCACCGCGGGCCTTGGGTTCGGGCCCGCGGCGACGTCGAGGAGGTCGATGCCACCGTCATTCCGCCGCTCGGCCAGGGCGGCGCGGTGCCGCCGTTCCCGATCAAGCATCGCCCATTGCGCGGAAAGCCGGGACGGACGCCGACCCAGCTTGCCTATGCGCGGGCCGGCATCATCACGCCGGAGATGGAATACGTCGCCATCCGCGAGAACCTCGGTCGCACCGAGGCCGCGAAGGCGCGCGACGGCGAGGATTTCGGCGCCGCGATCCCCGACCTCGTGACGCCGGAGTTCGTGCGCGACGAGGTGGCGCGGGGGCGTGCGATCATTCCGGCCAACATCAACCACGCCGAGCTGGAGCCGGCGATCATCGGCCGCAACTTCCTCACCAAGATCAACGCCAATATCGGCAATTCGGCGGTGCTGTCGTCGGTGGCCGACGAGGTCGATAAATTGGTGTGGGCGATCCGCTGGGGCGCCGATACGGTGATGGACCTCTCGACGGGCCGCGACATCCACAACATCCGCGAGTGGATCGTGCGCAACTCGCCGGTGCCGATCGGCACCGTGCCGCTCTATCAGGCGCTGGAGAAGGTGGGCGGCGTCGCCGAGGATCTCACCTGGGAGATCTATCGCGACACTCTGATCGAGCAGTGCGAGCAGGGCGTCGACTATTTCACCGTCCATGCCGGGGTGCGGCTGGCCTATATTCCGCTCACCGCGAACCGTGTCACCGGCATCGTGTCGCGCGGCGGCTCGATCATGGCCAAGTGGTGCCTCGCCCATCACACCGAGAGCTTCCTCTACACGCGCTTCCGCGACATCTGCGAAATCCTCGCCGCCTACGACGTGGCGTTCTCGCTCGGCGACGGCCTGCGCCCCGGCTCGATCGCCGACGCCAACGACCGCGCCCAGTTCGCCGAGCTTGAGACGCTTGGCGAACTCACCAAGATCGCCTGGGAGCACGGCGTGCAGGTGATGATCGAGGGCCCCGGCCACGTGCCGATGCACAAGATCAAGGTCAATGTCGAAAAGCAGCTTCAGCTGTGCGGCGAGGCGCCGTTCTATACGCTCGGCCCGCTCGTCACCGACATCGCGCCGGGCTACGACCACATCACGAGCGCGATCGGCGCCGCCATGATCGGCTGGTTCGGCACGGCGATGCTCTGCTACGTCACGCCGAAAGAGCACCTGGGGCTCCCCGACCGCAACGACGTGAAGACCGGCGTCATCACCTACAAGATCGCCGCCCACGCCGCCGATCTCGCCAAGGGTCACCCCGGCGCCCAGGCGCAGGACGACGCGATCTCCAGGGCGCGGTTCGAGTTCCGCTGGCATGACCAGTTCAACCTCGCGCTCGACACCGACACCGCGCGCAGTTTCCACGACGAGACGCTGCCCAAGGAGGCGCACAAGACGGCGCATTTCTGCTCGATGTGCGGGCCGAAATTCTGCTCGATGAAGATCAGCCAGGAAATTCGCGCGTCTGCGGCGGCGCAGCCGTCGGACGCCGTGGCCGCGGGCATGGCGGAGATGTCGGAGAAGTTCAAGGCGCTCGGCAGCCAAGTCTATGTCGAGATCGACGAGGTGGCGGCGGCCGGCAAACGTCCTTAG
- the pdxY gene encoding pyridoxal kinase PdxY gives MNFLSIQSHVAYGHVGNASAVFPLQRLGVEVWPIHTVQFSNHTGYGAWTGRVFDGAMIREVIDGIEARGVLPACDGVLSGYMGGADIGEAILDAAARVRAANPAAHYCCDPVIGDVGRGVFVRPGIPDFIRDRAVPAADVVTPNQFELDFLAGHATPTLAAALDAVEAVHRLGPKVILVTSLITDDTPADAIDLLASDILGTWRLRTPRLDLSVNGAGDAIAALFFLHWKRTGSAREALVRAASSTWGLLRRTFEAGSREILTVAAQDEFVTPSRVFEAVMVGRPQP, from the coding sequence ATGAATTTCCTGTCGATCCAATCCCACGTTGCCTATGGCCACGTCGGCAACGCCTCGGCCGTGTTTCCGCTACAGCGGCTCGGCGTCGAGGTGTGGCCGATCCACACCGTGCAGTTCTCCAACCACACCGGCTATGGCGCCTGGACCGGCCGGGTGTTCGACGGCGCGATGATCCGCGAGGTGATCGACGGCATCGAGGCGCGTGGCGTGCTGCCGGCGTGCGATGGCGTGCTGTCCGGCTATATGGGCGGCGCCGACATCGGCGAGGCGATCCTCGACGCCGCTGCACGCGTGCGGGCCGCCAACCCGGCCGCGCATTATTGCTGCGACCCGGTGATCGGCGATGTCGGCCGCGGCGTGTTCGTGCGGCCGGGCATTCCCGACTTCATCCGCGACCGCGCGGTGCCGGCGGCCGACGTGGTGACGCCCAACCAGTTCGAGCTGGACTTTCTCGCCGGGCACGCCACGCCGACACTGGCCGCCGCGCTCGATGCGGTGGAGGCCGTCCACCGGCTCGGCCCCAAGGTGATCCTGGTCACCAGCCTGATCACCGACGACACGCCCGCCGACGCCATCGACCTTCTGGCCTCCGACATCCTGGGCACGTGGCGGCTGCGCACGCCGCGACTCGATCTGTCGGTCAATGGCGCGGGCGATGCCATCGCCGCGCTGTTCTTCCTGCACTGGAAGCGCACCGGCTCGGCGCGCGAGGCGCTGGTGCGGGCGGCCTCCTCCACCTGGGGCCTGCTCAGGCGCACGTTCGAGGCCGGCTCGCGCGAGATCCTCACCGTCGCGGCGCAGGACGAGTTCGTGACGCCAAGCCGGGTGTTCGAGGCCGTCATGGTCGGGCGGCCGCAGCCGTGA
- a CDS encoding NUDIX hydrolase, whose translation MSAPVVRRIASAEFAVVAADWPMARARRSEIDAHFARLKRDRPKLWNGKVLVARDVELVGDRLTGHAFETDFASFQWWLGTGFPDPAIRNIFGMAVVRGADGGFLLGVMGGHTANAGSVYFPSGTPDPGDISGGRLDLAGSVVRELKEETGLEAAAFVAEPGWTVVLDGPRVALMRTFLADEASGLLVARARAFIAADPGAELADVIAVHGIDDLPPVAPAFVRAFLESRLAD comes from the coding sequence GTGAGCGCGCCGGTCGTCCGCCGCATCGCCTCCGCCGAGTTCGCGGTGGTGGCGGCGGATTGGCCGATGGCCCGCGCGCGGCGGTCCGAGATCGATGCCCATTTTGCGCGGCTGAAGCGCGACCGGCCGAAGCTGTGGAACGGCAAGGTGCTGGTCGCACGCGATGTCGAGCTGGTGGGCGACCGCCTGACCGGCCATGCCTTCGAGACCGACTTCGCGTCCTTCCAATGGTGGCTAGGTACCGGCTTTCCCGATCCCGCCATCCGCAACATCTTCGGCATGGCGGTGGTGCGCGGCGCCGACGGCGGCTTCCTGCTGGGGGTGATGGGCGGCCACACCGCCAATGCCGGCAGCGTCTATTTTCCGTCCGGCACGCCCGATCCCGGCGACATTTCGGGTGGCCGGCTCGATCTTGCCGGTTCGGTGGTGCGGGAGCTGAAGGAGGAGACCGGGCTGGAGGCTGCGGCCTTCGTTGCCGAGCCCGGCTGGACCGTGGTGCTCGACGGGCCGCGTGTCGCGCTGATGCGCACCTTCTTGGCCGACGAGGCGAGCGGGCTCCTGGTTGCGCGGGCGCGGGCCTTCATTGCCGCCGATCCCGGCGCCGAGCTGGCCGACGTTATCGCCGTCCACGGGATCGACGACTTGCCGCCGGTGGCGCCGGCCTTCGTGCGGGCCTTTCTTGAATCGCGCCTCGCGGACTGA
- a CDS encoding patatin-like phospholipase family protein, which yields MTGRRLTLAALLGVFVAGCGTVFNLPINQPIDPASPTQDASSPPKMTGDVAVALSFSGGGTRAAAFAHGVLTALDTMPSREGGSYLDRVVFISGVSGGSVAAAYFGLKGRAAMNDFRERFLLQNAEESLDTRISLANLVRGIEGGVNDASRLPAWLDRQLFHGATLADLHGKNRPMVWINASDLFNRTPFHFTPSTFAALCSDVTSYPVSQAVAASAAVPVAFAPIVLKTFPDSCRAPLPPWVDRVLKNPSSGGQARAFAQALIRYRDPGQIRYVKLADGGLVDNFGLAGLVIAREIGDRPYAPLNAERAVQLRRLVFIVVNAGRGPAGNWTLSPEGPSGQELLGAVTDTAIDAAAISSFDAFRLTMNQWETSTRKWRCGLSPAEAKRLGAGPGWRCNDVSFDLAQVSFDQLGSLTATLNAVPTRLRLEPEQVELVVKAGIEATRAHPVLRGSLLGR from the coding sequence ATGACGGGACGCCGCCTGACCCTGGCCGCACTGCTCGGCGTCTTCGTCGCCGGATGCGGAACGGTCTTCAACCTGCCGATCAACCAGCCGATCGACCCCGCGTCGCCGACGCAGGATGCGAGCTCGCCGCCAAAAATGACCGGCGACGTCGCCGTTGCGCTGTCCTTCTCGGGCGGCGGCACCCGCGCCGCCGCCTTCGCCCACGGCGTGCTGACCGCGCTCGACACCATGCCCTCGCGCGAGGGCGGCAGCTATCTCGACCGGGTGGTGTTCATCTCGGGCGTGTCGGGCGGCTCGGTCGCCGCCGCCTATTTCGGCCTGAAGGGCCGGGCGGCGATGAACGACTTCCGCGAGCGCTTCCTGCTCCAGAACGCCGAGGAAAGCCTCGACACAAGGATCAGCCTCGCCAATCTGGTGCGCGGCATCGAGGGCGGCGTCAACGACGCCTCGCGCCTGCCGGCCTGGCTCGACCGCCAGCTGTTCCACGGCGCCACTTTGGCCGACCTCCACGGCAAGAACCGGCCGATGGTGTGGATCAACGCCTCCGACCTGTTCAACCGCACGCCGTTCCACTTCACGCCGTCGACCTTCGCCGCGCTGTGCAGCGACGTCACCTCCTACCCGGTGTCCCAGGCGGTGGCCGCGTCCGCCGCGGTGCCGGTCGCCTTTGCGCCGATCGTGCTCAAGACCTTCCCCGATTCCTGCCGCGCGCCGCTGCCGCCGTGGGTCGACCGGGTGCTGAAGAACCCGAGTTCCGGCGGTCAGGCCCGCGCCTTCGCCCAGGCGCTGATCCGCTATCGCGATCCCGGCCAGATCCGTTACGTCAAGCTGGCCGATGGCGGACTCGTCGACAATTTCGGTCTGGCCGGCCTCGTCATTGCCCGCGAGATCGGCGACCGGCCCTACGCGCCGCTCAATGCCGAGCGCGCCGTCCAGCTGCGCCGCCTCGTGTTCATCGTCGTCAATGCCGGCCGCGGACCGGCCGGCAATTGGACGCTCTCGCCCGAGGGACCCTCGGGCCAGGAGCTGCTCGGCGCGGTCACCGACACTGCCATCGATGCGGCGGCGATCTCTTCGTTCGACGCTTTCCGCCTGACCATGAACCAATGGGAGACGTCGACCCGCAAATGGCGCTGCGGCCTGTCGCCCGCCGAGGCGAAGCGGCTTGGCGCCGGCCCCGGCTGGCGCTGCAACGACGTTTCGTTTGATCTCGCCCAGGTTTCCTTCGACCAGCTCGGCAGCCTCACCGCCACGCTCAATGCGGTGCCGACCCGACTGCGGCTGGAGCCGGAGCAGGTCGAACTGGTGGTGAAAGCCGGCATCGAGGCCACCCGCGCCCACCCCGTGCTGCGCGGCAGTCTCCTCGGGCGCTGA
- a CDS encoding DEAD/DEAH box helicase: protein MTDFNTLGLAAPILRALAEANHVNPTPIQSQAIPPVIAGRDLVGIAQTGTGKTAAFTLPILNRLAVHRSPARPERGAVRALVLAPTRELAGQILTAVKTYGKHLRLKTALAIGGVSMNPQVRALAQGVDVLVATPGRLMDLANHHAVRLDGVEVLVLDEADQMLDMGFIHAIRRIEALLPHARQSLLFSATWPKEIEALAAKMMRDPVRVAVTPVAKTADRIDQRILLVDKADKTAILADVLRREPVERALIFARTKHGADKIVRMLDKAGLPAAAIHGNKSQNQRERVLAAFRDGSLRTLVATDIAARGIDVAGVSHVVNFDLPNVPESYVHRIGRTARAGATGVAISLCDAEERPYLKAIECLIRSSIPAVDLRGRARSGTGTAAPKVDLPKREGESAAAPRAARRTADPASRPAANPASRTASKPAAKPVAGRAAGPASRQDTKSSHERGHTGGKAAQRPAAARTGTGRPAAREAGPDTGFAAMAFLKPARRPGRNTRFAPAARPVG from the coding sequence TTGACCGATTTCAACACGCTCGGCCTTGCCGCGCCGATCCTGCGCGCCCTCGCCGAGGCGAATCACGTCAATCCGACCCCGATCCAGAGCCAGGCGATCCCGCCGGTGATCGCGGGACGCGACCTCGTCGGCATCGCCCAGACCGGCACCGGCAAGACCGCAGCCTTCACGCTGCCGATCCTCAACCGGCTTGCCGTCCATCGCAGCCCCGCCCGGCCCGAACGGGGCGCGGTGCGCGCGCTGGTGCTGGCGCCGACCCGCGAGCTGGCGGGCCAGATCCTCACGGCCGTGAAGACCTATGGCAAGCACCTGCGGCTGAAGACCGCGCTGGCGATCGGCGGGGTGTCGATGAACCCGCAGGTCCGCGCGCTGGCCCAGGGCGTCGACGTGCTGGTCGCCACTCCCGGCCGGCTGATGGATCTGGCCAACCACCACGCCGTGCGGCTCGACGGCGTCGAGGTGCTGGTGCTGGACGAAGCCGACCAGATGCTCGACATGGGCTTCATCCACGCTATCCGCCGGATCGAGGCGCTGCTGCCGCACGCGCGCCAGAGCCTGCTGTTCTCGGCCACCTGGCCCAAGGAGATCGAGGCGCTGGCCGCCAAGATGATGCGCGATCCGGTGCGGGTGGCGGTCACCCCGGTGGCCAAGACCGCCGACCGCATCGACCAGCGCATCCTGCTCGTCGACAAGGCCGACAAGACGGCGATCCTGGCCGATGTGCTGCGGCGCGAGCCGGTGGAGCGGGCCCTCATCTTCGCCCGCACCAAGCACGGCGCCGATAAAATCGTGCGCATGCTCGACAAAGCCGGCTTGCCGGCGGCAGCAATCCACGGCAACAAGTCGCAGAACCAGCGCGAGCGGGTGCTGGCCGCCTTTCGCGACGGCAGCCTGCGCACGCTGGTGGCAACCGATATCGCCGCCCGCGGCATCGACGTCGCGGGCGTCAGCCATGTGGTGAATTTCGACTTGCCCAACGTGCCCGAGAGCTATGTGCATCGCATCGGCCGCACCGCCCGTGCCGGCGCCACGGGCGTGGCGATCTCCCTGTGCGATGCCGAGGAGCGGCCCTATCTCAAGGCCATCGAGTGCCTGATCCGCAGCTCCATCCCGGCGGTCGATCTGCGCGGGCGGGCACGGTCGGGGACGGGCACGGCTGCGCCCAAGGTCGATTTGCCCAAGCGTGAGGGCGAGTCCGCGGCGGCTCCGCGCGCCGCCAGGCGGACGGCCGATCCGGCGTCACGGCCTGCGGCCAATCCGGCGTCAAGGACGGCATCCAAGCCTGCGGCAAAGCCGGTGGCGGGTCGGGCTGCCGGTCCGGCCTCCAGGCAGGACACCAAGTCGAGTCACGAGCGCGGGCACACGGGCGGCAAGGCCGCCCAGCGGCCGGCCGCCGCCCGGACCGGGACGGGACGGCCGGCGGCGCGCGAAGCGGGCCCGGACACCGGCTTCGCGGCCATGGCGTTCCTCAAGCCGGCGCGACGGCCGGGCCGGAACACCCGGTTTGCGCCTGCGGCGCGTCCGGTGGGCTGA
- the infA gene encoding translation initiation factor IF-1, with protein sequence MSKEELLEFDGVVTEVLPDGNFRVKLDNDHEILAYAAGKMRKHRIRTIAGDRVVVEMSPYDLERGRINFRHKSESAGPIGSGQRRPQFRRR encoded by the coding sequence ATGTCGAAGGAAGAACTGCTGGAATTCGATGGGGTGGTGACCGAGGTGTTGCCGGACGGCAATTTCCGGGTGAAGCTCGACAACGACCACGAAATCCTCGCCTATGCCGCCGGCAAGATGCGCAAGCACCGCATCCGCACCATTGCCGGCGACCGGGTGGTGGTGGAAATGTCGCCCTACGACCTGGAGCGCGGCCGCATCAACTTCCGCCACAAGTCGGAGAGCGCCGGCCCGATCGGCAGCGGCCAGCGCCGCCCGCAGTTCCGCCGCCGCTGA